GCCCACTACGAAGCCCATCCCGAACGCCACGATGGCGATGCCGAAGAGGGAATAGCCCAGCCGCCGGCCTACCGACACGAGGTGAGCGATCTGGGCCCGTTTGATCAGCGTGGGGTCCCCGGGGGCATCGGTCATGCCGACCAGCCTGCCTCATCAAGCACGGCACCGATGGCCTCGCGGAGACGGTCGAGACCGAAGTGGGCCCGAGCAAGGTCGTGGTTGTGGGTGTGGAGGGCCTCGTCGGAATGGCGCAGAAGGTGGTCGAGGCGGGCTGGATCATCGACGGAGAACCAGCGGAATCCCAAGGCCCGGAGTTCCTCGGCCACCGGATACGAGCCCACCGCCACGAGGCGATGATGGATGGCGGCCTCGATGGGAGGGTTGCCGAATCCTTCCCAGGTGGATGGGAAGGCCACCACATCGCTGGCGGCGTAGGCGTCGGCCATCGACCCGGGCGAGGGCTGATGGATCACGCGACACCGCGCCGATTGTAAGGCGTGGCGCAGGGCGTTGTCGTAGCCGTCCTCGGCGGGGCCTAGCAACCAGTAGGTGGCGTCGAGGGCCTCGGTGAGCCGCAGGGCGGCGGGCACGTTTTTGCGCTCGATGGCTCGCACCGGATGCAATACCAGGCGCTCGTGTTTCCCTACCCCGAGGGCCGCGCGGGTAGCCGCTCGATCGCCGGGGGTTTCGTCTACATCGAAGCCGTTATAGATGGTGGTAGCGGCGATGCCTCGCTGAGCCATCTCCTCCTGGGTGCGATGGTTGATGGTGACGTGACGCCATGCGGGGTCGGTGGGGGGTAGTTCCGTGATGTGTCGGAACTCGTTGCGCTGCCAGGGCGGATCATGGTGGTGCAAGAGGGTGGCTTTTCCTCGTCGCTGGGTGGCCACGAGGCGGGCGGCCGGTAAGTTGAGCGGAATGGTGCAGAGGTTTTCCACCACCACGAGGTCGGCGTCGGCCAGGGCGGCGGCGAGTCGTCTCGCATCGGGCTGGGCTGTTGCTCCCAACTCCAGGCCGGGTACAAGGTGGTCCACCGGGCCGTCGCCGGCCACGGTGGTCACGGTCCAACCGAGTTGGCCCAGTGCCGCCATCCAGGTCTCGGCCACCACGGAGACACCATCATGACGACCGAGTCGGAAACTCACCACGGCGACAAGAGGCACGAGGGCACGCTACCGAGCGCGGTGGCGCTGACCGCCACCGCCCGGAGCATTCTCGACGCCGCCTGGCGTGACGACGGCGCCGGAGGCGGGTATTGCGTTCCCAACCCGCAGACCTACCCGTGGCAATGGCTCTGGGACAGTTGTTTTCATGCCGTGGCCTGGGCGCATCTTGGCGATCCACGGGCCGTGGCCGAGTTGAGCAGCGTGCTGGCGTGTCAGGATGACGACGGCTTCGTTCCGCACCTGCAGTACGGAACGGAGGCCAACCCTCATGCCGAGATCTGGGGGGGGCGAAACGTGTCGTCGATCACCCAGCCCCCGATGTACGGCCATGCGGCACGGCTGCTGAGTGCTCGCGGCTTCGCGGTACCGAGCGACGTGCTTCGTCGGGCGGGCCTCGGGTTGGAGTTCTTGCTTCATCGGCGGCGGCGCAGCCCGGCTGGCTTGGTGGAACTGTGTCATCCCTGGGAGTCGGGATGCGACGACAGTCCCCGCTGGGACGATGCCTTGGAGGGGGAGTGGACCTCCGAGCGCTGGTTCGACCGTAAGGGCGAACTGGTGGGCACGATTGAGCGCCTCGCCGGGGGGGCGCCGGTGTATAACCCGGAGTTTGCGGTGGGGTCGGTGGGGTTCTCGGCCTTGGTGGCTTGGAATGCGCTGGAGTTGGCGTCCTTGACGGGAGATGCGTCGTTACGGGCCGAGGCTGAGCGTCTGGTGGCGGCGGTGGATGGCCGTTGGGATCCGACGCAGAGCACTTGGGTTGACGACGGTCCGACGGCCACCGGCTCGGGTCGAGTGCGCACCCTGGATGCGCTACTGCCGCTGCTGGTGTGCCCGCGCCCCAGTGCCTTCGATCAGCTGGTCGATCCGCGGGCATTCGGAGCCGCTTGCGGTCCCACGGGAGTGCACCGAAGTGAGTCGAGCTTCGCGGCGGATTGTTATTGGCGTGGCCCGGCGTGGCCACACCTGGGTTATCTGCTGTGGCTGGCCGCCACGAGCGGGGGGCGGTCTGACGTGTCTCGATCGTTGGTGAGATCGATGACAACAGGAGCGGTTGCATCGGGTTTTGCGGAGTACTGGGAGCCCGACAGCGGCAAGGCCTTGGGGGCCGTGCCCCAGTCCTGGACGGTTCTGATCATGTTGATGCAATCACGGTAGGTATCCCGTTCAGCCTGGGACCAGCGGCGGCGACGGCGCCGGGTCAACTCGCGGGTAGCTTCGGCGGCGCCGAGGATGACGATGAGGTCGCCGAAGGACAAAACGTTCTGCGTGGGGCGGATGGGAACAACGGCGCCGAGGGCGCCGAAGGTGTCGCGTCGCGACTCGAGGTGCTGGGCACCGGCGAGGTCGGCCTCTTGGCCCGCCGTGGTTCCGGTGGCCTGTTCCAGAGCGCTTTGGCGCACGGCTACGCCGTTGTTCAGAACCAGAGCGGTCAGGTTGAGCAGCAGACCGAGCCCCACGAGTACCGCGCCGGTGAGGTGCCGGTTGGCCATTGCCGCAGCAATGAACGCCGCGAAGGAGGCGGCCAGCGCCAGGGGGGCCAGGTCGCTGTTTAGTAGGAGCGAGAGGGCATAGAAGATGCCGCCGATGCCGAATACCCAGATGTGGTGCAACCTGGGTCGGGCAGTGTGCACCCCGGCCGGGGCGCGGCACACACCGATGACACCCCCTAACGCGACGGCGGCGATCAGAACCAGCACACGTTCAAGGTACCTACGCCCTGGTGGGGGGTGGCGGACCATCACCGAGCGATGGGGCGGGCAGTCCTTCAGGGAGGCGGGGTCAGCGGTTTGGGAGCGAGGAGGAGCGCGGCTGTCTCGGGGGGGACGCAGACCACGATGCCGCGGGTGATGGCGTCCCTCTGGCGGAGATCGATCTGGCCAAGAGGGCTGGGGCTTGCTGCGAGGCCGGCCAGGGCGGGGCGTCCCACCACGGCCAGAAAGCTCCGGGCCACACATTCGGCCTGAAGCTCGCTGAGCGGCGTCTTGAGCCCGGTAGCTAGCCGCTTCGCAATGGCAATCGCTACATCGTCGACAGTGATGGTTGTGGTGGTTGTGGTGGTTGTGGTGGTGCCTGGAGCGGCGTCATGGATCAGCAAGAAGGCCCCGCCGCCGGTTGCGGCAAGCAGCACCAGCGCGGCTGCCGCTACGGCGGCGGCCTTCATGATCCGCACTAGGGGTTGGGAATGAGATTCTCGATGGAGATTCCGCAACTCTCGAAGTACTCGGTGGCCTGTTGGATGTTGAAGGGTGAGGTCGAGCTGTCACCTCTAGGGTCGAACGCCTCGAAGAGCTTGTCGCTGAGGCAATTCGCCTCCCGGGGCGAGATGTCGAAGTTCTGCGCGAGGGTCTCCGCGAATTGACGGCGAAAATCTTCGGGGACTGCCTCATCGATCAACTCATCGATCGACTCATCGATGGACTCATCGATAACTCCACCGAGTCGGTCCCTGACCGATTCATCTGGCGCCATGGTGGTGGTGGTGATGGCTTCGTCGTCGCCCCCGTTTACGTTGGTCGCCACTAGGGCCACGACGACCGCCACCACAATGAGGGCGAGGATGCTGCCGATGAGGATGCCCTTGTTCTTTTTCCCTCCGCTCGGTTGATCGGCCGTTGGTTCCGGCGTCGAGGGGGCTGCCTCGGTGAAGGGATCGGTGGCCACCAACCCGGCATCGGAAACATTGTCGCTCCAAGCGATGCCGTCCCAATATCGGTGCTCGTGACGACCGGTGGGGTCGGGCTGCCAGCCTGCTGGGGTTTGTTCGCTCATGCTGCCTCCGTTGATCGGGGGATCGGCTTCCTGACGGCTAGTTGGTGTCGTCGTCGCTGTCCATGTCGCTGCCGCTGTCGGTGCTTGATGAGGGAGACGTTTCAGCATCGAGGCATTCTTCGATAGCGCGGTCGGTGGCGGCCTTCAGATCTTCTTCCATCCCGGGCGGGGGCTCATCGGCAGTCAGGTCGACGTCTTGCATCTCCTCGAGTCCTACCTCGTCGATCAGGATCTTGGCGAAACAATCGCCTTGCTCCTTGGTAGCCCCAGTTTCTTGAATGCCAGCCGACAGTTCCTCTTGCACCGCCGCCTCGCTCGGTTCGTCGCTACCTCCTCCACAGGCCGCCAGAGTGAAGAGGAGGGAGCCTGCTACGGCAGTATTTATCAGGGAGAACCGGGACATGGAAGACCGCCTTGGGTTAGGTGTTGACAATGTCAGACTGTAGCCCCGAATGTGGGCGGCTAGTGGGGACTCAGCCCGACCCGGCGGCGCGAGGAGATAGATTCTCGGGGTGATCCACCTTGATGATGGCGGCTTGGTTGCGTTGCTCACCATCGACCGCGTCGAGCGCCGTAACGCCCTCGATCATGCGGCCTTGGAGCAACTCCGCGATGCTCAACGCCGCAGTGGCAACGCCCGGGTGCTCGTGCTCACCGGGGCCGGAGGCCACTTCTGCGCCGGGGCGGATCTGCAGGCGGTGGAGGATGACACCTTCAGGGCGTTGTTGCGGGAGGTGCTCGCGGCGTTCCGGGATGATCCGCGTCCGGTGGTGGCGGCGGTAGACGGCGCCGCCCTCGGGGCCGGTGCCCAGTTAGCCATTGCCTGCGATCTTCGGGTGGCTACGACAGCGGCTCACTTTGGTGTCCCCGCCGCCAAACTCGGGCTGATGGTCGACCAGTGGACGATTCAGCGGCTGGCGTTGTTGGCGGGCGCCGGTCCGGCTCGCGCCATGCTTCTTGGGGCCGACACCTACGGTGGGCAAGAAGCGTTGCAACTGGGACTGGTGCAGCGCATGGGATCACTAGACGACGCTCTGCGGTGGGCCCACGAATTGGCGACGCTGGCCCCCCTCACATTGGCGGCGATGAAGTTGGGTCTGAATCGCCTTGAGATGCCGGTTGGCCACCTCGAGGATCCGGCCACTGAGGCAGCCTGGTCCGCGGCGTGGGGTAGTCGCGATCTACAGGAGGGGATCGCCGCCTTCCGAGAGAAACGCCCGCCGGTGTTCCGCGGTCGCTGAGGGTTAGAAGTTCGACGGCAACAGCCGGCTGAACTCCTCGAAGAAGAAGAAGAGTGCGATCAAGAAGAACGGCAGTCCGATCCCGTAGGCGATCCAGGGCCGCCAGTGACGGGCCAGGATCCAGGCCACCAACCAGATGTCCAAGGCCATCAGGCCGAGCAGGACCGCGGGTAGGACCGGCCCGCCTTCGCCGTCGATGCTGTCCAGGTCGGCTGGCATTGCGGTGGCGTCAAGATCGAAGCGGGGAGGAAGAGCGGTGACCTCGGGGGCGAGTTTGGCCACCACCACGATGCGTTGGCGGGCGCTGTATTTTGGATGGCACGCGGTGAGGGTGAGGCGGTTGTCGCCGAAGTCTCGGAGCACCTCTACCTGTGAGGGCGAGACGATCTGGTTGCCGTTCCCATCGCCCTCTTCGTCGCTCACGAGGTAGCGGAATTTCCCCTGCGGCGTCGTGATCAGGATCTCGTCGCCGGGGGCGAGTTCGTCGATGCGATTGAAGGGCGCCCCGTAGGTGGTGCGGTGTCCCGCAATGGCAGAGTTGCCCGTCTGGCCCGGCAGGGGTGACGCGGGATAGAGGCCCGGGCCCTTTTTGAGGTCGGAGAGCGACACCCCCTCAACCACGATGTTATCCACCCCAATCTTTGGGATCTCGATCTGGGCGGTCGGTTCGCCGGAAGCAGCTCGTTTGGTCGGTGGAACCGTCGTGGGGGAAGCCGGGTCGGAAGGGACAGTGGTGGTGCTGGCGGCGGTCTCGAGGATGGTGTTGAAGTCTTGTTGCAGTTCGTCCTGCGCCTGCGCCGTTTGGATACCCGTGCCCCAGAGTTGGTAGGTCACGAACAGCAGGATGAGGACCCCGGCGCTGATGCAAATCCGCCCGAAGGCACCGAGAAACTTGGCCAATCGCATGGACCGGAATCTAGTGGTAACCCTGGCTGTATTGGTGGCGCCCTTGAGCCGTCCGTAGGGTTGAGGGATCCCGATGGAATCCGTCATCCACCTGCGTGGCGCCGTGACGGTCCTGGGCCGCTTCCCCGCTCTGGCCGGGATCGACCTGGAGGTTGCGGCTGGAGAAATCGTGTTGCTGCGCGGCTCGAATGGGGCCGGCAAGACTACCGTGCTGCGTCTCTGCGCCGGGTTGTTGCCGGTCACTCGAGGTGAGGCCATCGTGCTCGGTCACGATCTAGCGGACCGCCGGGGGGGCCGGGACCTGCACCGCCGGGTGGGTCTACTCGGTCATGCCACCGGCCTCTACGACGAGCTGACCGTGGCGGACAACGTGCGTTTCTGGGGCCGGGCGGCGGGCGCGGCGGCGGGGGACATCGATGCCGCACTAGTGGCGTGTGGGCTCGTCGGGGCTCTCGCTGATCGACCGGTGGCCCGTTTGTCGGCTGGGCAACGGCGGCGCACCGCGCTGGCCTGTCTGGTGAGTCGGCGCCCGGAACTGTGGTTGCTCGATGAACCCCACGCCGGGCTGGATCAGGACGGTCGCGACCTCTTTGATGGTCTGGTCGGCACCGCCGCGGCCTCAGGGGCCACTGTGGTCTTGTCGTCCCACGAATTGGAGCGGGCGGAGGCGTTGGCCGACCGGGTAGTGACGATTGTTGCCGGCACCACCGACGTCTCGGTAGTCGCAGGAGAGGAGTCCTTCCTTGTTCCGTGACGCCGCGCTGATGGCGGGAAAAGATCTCCGAATCGAGTGGCGCTCCCGTGTCACCACCCAGCAGATCCTGCCGTTCGCCGTGCTGGTCATCTTGTTGTTCGGGATGGCCCTCGACCCCGACCGGGGGATCTTGGCCCGGGCCAGTTCGGGCCTGTTCTGGATCGCCGTGTTGTTCTGCTCGCTGCTAGCCATCCAGCGCGCCTTCACCATTGAGGCCGCCGACGGGGGCCGGGACGCGCTGCGGTTATCGGGTCTCGATCCGGCCGGCGTGTTCTTGGGCAAGGCAGCGGCGATCGCCGTGCAACTCATTGCGCTGGAAATCGTTCTCGCCATTGGGGTCGTGATCATTTATGGTGCCCGGATCACGGGGTTCCCGCTCCTGTTGGCCACGTGTCTGGCCGCCACCGCGGGACTGGCGGCGGCTGGCACGCTGTACGGCGTGCTGGCTGCTGGTCTTCGCGTCCGCGAAACGTTGCTCCCGATTCTGCTCCTCCCGGTCTTGGCACCGGTGCTTATCGCCGCCACTCGGGCCTTTGAGGCGGCGCTGGGGGGCGTGGCGGTCGAGGGCTGGCCGTGGTGTGGATTGCTGGCCATGTTCGCGCTGCTCTATTTGATCTTCGGCACCCTTGCCTTCGGCACCCTGTTGGAGGAGTCATGACCACCCCGTCGGATGCTTCTGCCCTGCGCGCCACCACCGGCTCACGCGCCACCCGCCTGTTAGGAATCCTCACGCTGGCCGGCATGGGCCTGTTGGTGTGGTGTGCCTTTTGGTGGAGCCCACCCGATGTGGCCCAGAAGGATGCTGTCCGGCTGTTGTATGTGCACGTGCCCACCGCCATCGTGGCCTTCACGGGGTGTTTGATCACGACGGTGGCATCGGCCATGTGGTTGCGTCGCAAGAGCGAGGGATGGTGGCTGCTCGGGCTGGCGTCCGCGGAGGTGGCCTTGGTGTTCACCGCCGTCTGCCTTCTCACCGGCGCGATCTGGGGGCGCATTACCTGGGGCACGTACTGGGATTGGGACCCTCGCATCACCTCCACCACCATGCTGTTCATCCTTTTGGTGGGCTATTTGGCATTGCGCCGCATCGATGGTGAGTCCGGAGATGCGGCACAGCGCGGCGGGCGCAGCGCGGTGGTGGGGCTGTTGTTGTTTCCGAACGTGTTGATCGTGCACTTCTCGGTTGATTGGTGGCGTTCGTTGCACCAGACCGCCACCATCACCCGGCTCGACCCCACCATCGAGGGCGCGATGCTCTTTACCTTGATGCTCGGTATCGTGGTGTTTTCGATGTTCTTTGTCTGGCTCTTGATGCACCGCTTCCGCTTGGCTTGGTTGGACGAGCGCGTCGGGGCGTTGGGCCTCGACGATGCCATCCGGGCCCGTCGAGCCGAAGCGCACCCGCCCACTCCCGAAGGGAAGAGCTAATGCTGGCCTTCACCTACGCTGGGTACCTGGCGGCGGGTTGGGGCATCTCGCTGGCCGTGTTGGGCGGGTACGCCTGGATCACGGTGCGCCGCGGGCGGGCTCGGGCGGCCCTGGTGCCAGCCGAGGAGCGTCGGTGGAGCTGAGTCCACGCCCGTCGACAACGCCGGGGGCACCCGGGGGGACGCGCCGCCGCAAGCCCTGGGTGTACGGCGTGCTGATGCTGGTGGCCGTGGGTTTGGGCGTGGTCGTGTACCAGGGTCTGAACAGCGCCTCGCTCTACTTTTACAACGCTGATGAAGCGGTGGAACAGCGCCAGGACCTCAGTGGTCGGCGATTCCGGTTACAGGGCACTGTGCAGGAGGGAACCGTCGCCACCACTGGCGATGGCGTCACGTTCACGGTGGCCTACAACGGGGTTGATGTTCGTGTCCGGCACCAGGGCGCTCCCCCCGAACTTTTTCAACCCGGCATCCCCGTGGTGCTCGAAGGCCGCTGGGCGGCGGCGGGCGGAGAGTTCGATAGCGATGTGATCAGGGTGAAGCACTCGGAGCAATACGTGGCCGATAACGGTGAGCGCCTCGCCGACGCCGATGACGGCCAGAGCGGCGACGTCCGCCCTAGCCCCCGCATTCCGTGAACGCGGCGCTCGGCACTGCCGGCATCGTGTTGGGGTTCGCGGCATCCTGCCTCGGCGTGGTGACGCTGGCCGTTGGCCTGCGGCAGAAGCGACCGCGGCTTCTCGAAACCGGCTGGACTTACAGCCTCTTGGCGTTACTGGGCGCCATTGTCGCCGTCGTAGCGATGCAACGGGCTCTCATCACCCGCGATTTCTCCATGGGGTTCGTCCACGACCACGGTTCGTCTCGCACGCCGGCCCTGTTCAACGTGGCCACGATGTGGTCGGCGCTCGAGGGTTCGATTCTCC
The Acidimicrobiia bacterium genome window above contains:
- a CDS encoding class E sortase; translation: MTDSIGIPQPYGRLKGATNTARVTTRFRSMRLAKFLGAFGRICISAGVLILLFVTYQLWGTGIQTAQAQDELQQDFNTILETAASTTTVPSDPASPTTVPPTKRAASGEPTAQIEIPKIGVDNIVVEGVSLSDLKKGPGLYPASPLPGQTGNSAIAGHRTTYGAPFNRIDELAPGDEILITTPQGKFRYLVSDEEGDGNGNQIVSPSQVEVLRDFGDNRLTLTACHPKYSARQRIVVVAKLAPEVTALPPRFDLDATAMPADLDSIDGEGGPVLPAVLLGLMALDIWLVAWILARHWRPWIAYGIGLPFFLIALFFFFEEFSRLLPSNF
- a CDS encoding cytochrome C biogenesis protein, whose translation is MTTPSDASALRATTGSRATRLLGILTLAGMGLLVWCAFWWSPPDVAQKDAVRLLYVHVPTAIVAFTGCLITTVASAMWLRRKSEGWWLLGLASAEVALVFTAVCLLTGAIWGRITWGTYWDWDPRITSTTMLFILLVGYLALRRIDGESGDAAQRGGRSAVVGLLLFPNVLIVHFSVDWWRSLHQTATITRLDPTIEGAMLFTLMLGIVVFSMFFVWLLMHRFRLAWLDERVGALGLDDAIRARRAEAHPPTPEGKS
- a CDS encoding glycosyltransferase, which translates into the protein MPLVAVVSFRLGRHDGVSVVAETWMAALGQLGWTVTTVAGDGPVDHLVPGLELGATAQPDARRLAAALADADLVVVENLCTIPLNLPAARLVATQRRGKATLLHHHDPPWQRNEFRHITELPPTDPAWRHVTINHRTQEEMAQRGIAATTIYNGFDVDETPGDRAATRAALGVGKHERLVLHPVRAIERKNVPAALRLTEALDATYWLLGPAEDGYDNALRHALQSARCRVIHQPSPGSMADAYAASDVVAFPSTWEGFGNPPIEAAIHHRLVAVGSYPVAEELRALGFRWFSVDDPARLDHLLRHSDEALHTHNHDLARAHFGLDRLREAIGAVLDEAGWSA
- a CDS encoding heme exporter protein CcmD, coding for MLAFTYAGYLAAGWGISLAVLGGYAWITVRRGRARAALVPAEERRWS
- a CDS encoding enoyl-CoA hydratase: MIHLDDGGLVALLTIDRVERRNALDHAALEQLRDAQRRSGNARVLVLTGAGGHFCAGADLQAVEDDTFRALLREVLAAFRDDPRPVVAAVDGAALGAGAQLAIACDLRVATTAAHFGVPAAKLGLMVDQWTIQRLALLAGAGPARAMLLGADTYGGQEALQLGLVQRMGSLDDALRWAHELATLAPLTLAAMKLGLNRLEMPVGHLEDPATEAAWSAAWGSRDLQEGIAAFREKRPPVFRGR
- a CDS encoding cytochrome c maturation protein CcmE codes for the protein MLVAVGLGVVVYQGLNSASLYFYNADEAVEQRQDLSGRRFRLQGTVQEGTVATTGDGVTFTVAYNGVDVRVRHQGAPPELFQPGIPVVLEGRWAAAGGEFDSDVIRVKHSEQYVADNGERLADADDGQSGDVRPSPRIP
- a CDS encoding DUF2510 domain-containing protein; translated protein: MSEQTPAGWQPDPTGRHEHRYWDGIAWSDNVSDAGLVATDPFTEAAPSTPEPTADQPSGGKKNKGILIGSILALIVVAVVVALVATNVNGGDDEAITTTTMAPDESVRDRLGGVIDESIDESIDELIDEAVPEDFRRQFAETLAQNFDISPREANCLSDKLFEAFDPRGDSSTSPFNIQQATEYFESCGISIENLIPNP
- the ccmA gene encoding heme ABC exporter ATP-binding protein CcmA — its product is MESVIHLRGAVTVLGRFPALAGIDLEVAAGEIVLLRGSNGAGKTTVLRLCAGLLPVTRGEAIVLGHDLADRRGGRDLHRRVGLLGHATGLYDELTVADNVRFWGRAAGAAAGDIDAALVACGLVGALADRPVARLSAGQRRRTALACLVSRRPELWLLDEPHAGLDQDGRDLFDGLVGTAAASGATVVLSSHELERAEALADRVVTIVAGTTDVSVVAGEESFLVP